In Gadus macrocephalus chromosome 11, ASM3116895v1, a single genomic region encodes these proteins:
- the stx12l gene encoding syntaxin-12 isoform X2: MSYGRVDSYRSQTRDLSNLTQTCSSNIQKITQNTGQIMSLLYQMGSGKETPELQDRLQQLQHYTNQLAKETNKHLKELGSFPQPLSPSEQRQQKIQKERLMNDFSTALNNFQTIQRRAAEKQRETVARARAGSRLTGDGCNVEEQLVTFEKDDEDSAQQDQVQTEQAPITEEDLEIIKDRETNIRQLEADIMDVNQIFKDLALMIHDQGEIIDSIEANVESAEVHVDRGATQLQRAAGYQRKSRKRKCILAMVLSLVLTILSIIIWQALR; this comes from the exons ATGTCGTACGGCAGAGTGGACAGCTACCGGTCCCAGACCCGGGACCTCAGCAACCTCACCCAGACatgcagcagcaacatccaGAAAATCACACAGAACA CTGGCCAGATTATGAGCCTATTATACCAGATGGGTTCTGGCAAGGAAACCCCAGAGCTACAGGACAGACT ACAACAGCTACAGCACTATACAAACCAGCTGGCTAAAGAAACCAACAAGCATCTGAAAGAGCTGGGATCCTTCCCgcaacctctctctccatccgaaCAG AGACAGCAAAAGATCCAGAAGGAGCGTCTGATGAATGACTTCTCCACTGCGCTCAACAACTTCCAGACGATCCAGAGACGTGCGgcggagaagcagagagagacagtagctCGGGCCAGGGCAGGCTCGCGGCTTACG GGAGATGGTTGCAATGTTGAAGAACAGCTGGTTACGTTCGAAAA GGATGATGAAGACTCGGCCCAGCAGGACCAGGTTCAGACAGAACAGGCCCCCATCACCGAGGAGGACCTGGAGATCATCAAGGACAGAGAGACCAACATCAGGCAGCTGGAG GCGGACATTATGGATGTGAACCAAATCTTTAAGGACCTGGCTCTGATGATCCATGATCAGGGAGAAATCATAG ACAGCATTGAGGCAAATGTTGAGAGTGCAGAGGTCCATGTTGACAGAGGAGCTACTCAGCTCCAAAGAGCTGCCGGTTACCAG AGGAAGTCTCGCAAGAGGAAGTGCATTCTTGCCATGGTGTTGTCCCTGGTTCTCACCATATTGAGCATCATCATCTGGCAAGCGCTCAGATGA
- the stx12l gene encoding syntaxin-12 isoform X1, which translates to MSYGRVDSYRSQTRDLSNLTQTCSSNIQKITQNTGQIMSLLYQMGSGKETPELQDRLQQLQHYTNQLAKETNKHLKELGSFPQPLSPSEQRQQKIQKERLMNDFSTALNNFQTIQRRAAEKQRETVARARAGSRLTGDGCNVEEQLVTFEKDDEDSAQQDQVQTEQAPITEEDLEIIKDRETNIRQLEADIMDVNQIFKDLALMIHDQGEIIALTVTSSEFGVHVGFIQTQTALRQMLRVQRSMLTEELLSSKELPVTRGSLARGSAFLPWCCPWFSPY; encoded by the exons ATGTCGTACGGCAGAGTGGACAGCTACCGGTCCCAGACCCGGGACCTCAGCAACCTCACCCAGACatgcagcagcaacatccaGAAAATCACACAGAACA CTGGCCAGATTATGAGCCTATTATACCAGATGGGTTCTGGCAAGGAAACCCCAGAGCTACAGGACAGACT ACAACAGCTACAGCACTATACAAACCAGCTGGCTAAAGAAACCAACAAGCATCTGAAAGAGCTGGGATCCTTCCCgcaacctctctctccatccgaaCAG AGACAGCAAAAGATCCAGAAGGAGCGTCTGATGAATGACTTCTCCACTGCGCTCAACAACTTCCAGACGATCCAGAGACGTGCGgcggagaagcagagagagacagtagctCGGGCCAGGGCAGGCTCGCGGCTTACG GGAGATGGTTGCAATGTTGAAGAACAGCTGGTTACGTTCGAAAA GGATGATGAAGACTCGGCCCAGCAGGACCAGGTTCAGACAGAACAGGCCCCCATCACCGAGGAGGACCTGGAGATCATCAAGGACAGAGAGACCAACATCAGGCAGCTGGAG GCGGACATTATGGATGTGAACCAAATCTTTAAGGACCTGGCTCTGATGATCCATGATCAGGGAGAAATCATAG CTTTAACTGTCACCTCCTCTGAATTTGGTGTCCATGTCGGTTTCATCCAAACACAGACAGCATTGAGGCAAATGTTGAGAGTGCAGAGGTCCATGTTGACAGAGGAGCTACTCAGCTCCAAAGAGCTGCCGGTTACCAG AGGAAGTCTCGCAAGAGGAAGTGCATTCTTGCCATGGTGTTGTCCCTGGTTCTCACCATATTGA
- the bves gene encoding blood vessel epicardial substance, whose product MSSSTEMSTRLFFSTMAPLHTASPGGVVGLAMEHNTTSCAEWEGTHHLLFHLGNLSLLMALVIPTTLSLHMTLLRMLLMTGCSFFIAWATLYRCNLDVMVWNVVFLLVNFMHFFYLLYKRRPIKIDRELKSVYKRMFEPLHVREALFQRLTGQFCTIQTLKKGQVYAAEDKTSVDERLSILLKGKMKVSYRGHFLHNIYTNAFIDSPEFRSTEMHRGEKFQVTITAEENCKFLCWTRERLTYFLDSDTFLNEVFRYLIGKDITNKLYSLNDPTLSDKEVKKMDRQPSLCSQLSMMQMRNSMGSTSDTDDVLNQILRGSSTGSSLQKSPASKSSSMMKPIEEGMEDDVFEECNPPDSRHSPSRHVEEV is encoded by the exons ATGTCGTCTTCCACCGAGATGTCCACCAGGCTGTTCTTCTCCACGATGGCTCCTCTCCACACGGCCTCTCCAGGAGGAGTCGTGGGTCTAGCCATGGAGCACAACACCACCTCGTGCGCGGAGTGGGAGGGGACCCACCATCTGCTCTTCCACCTGGGCAACCTGTCCCTGCTCATGGCCCTGGTCATCCCCACTACCCTGTCTCTGCATATGACCCTGCTGCGCATGTTGCTGATGACAG GATGCTCTTTCTTCATCGCCTGGGCGACGCTCTACAGGTGCAATCTTGACGTGATGGTGTGGAATGTGGTCTTCCTGCTAGTCAACTTCATGCACTTCTTCTATCTGCTCTACAAACGCAGGCCG ATCAAGATTGACAGGGAGTTGAAGTCTGTATACAAGCGGATGTTTGAGCCACTCCACGTGCGAGAGGCTCTGTTCCAGAGGCTCACCGGCCAATTCTGCACCATCCAGACCCTGAAGAAGGGCCAGGTGTACGCGGCCGAAGATAAGACCTCAGTGGACGAGCGACTCAGCATTCTGCTCAAAGGAAA GATGAAGGTCTCCTACCGTGGACATTTCCTCCACAACATCTACACCAACGCCTTCATCGACTCGCCAGAATTCAGGTCAACTGAGATGCACAGAGGAGAGAAGTTCCAG GTGACCATCACAGCAGAGGAGAACTGCAAGTTCCTGTGCTGGACCCGCGAGAGGCTCACCTACTTCCTGGATTCGGACACTTTCCTGAACGAGGTGTTCCGGTACCTCATCGGGAAGGACATCACAAACAAGCTGTACTCTCTCAACGACCCCACCCTAAGCGACAAG GAGGTGAAGAAGATGGACCGCCAGCCCAGCCTTTGCTCCCAATTGTCCATGATGCAGATGAGGAACAGCATGGGTAGCACCAGCGACACGGACGACGTTCTCAACCAGATCTTACGGGGCAGCTCCACCGGCTCATCACTCC AGAAATCCCCAGCCTCCAAGAGCTCCTCCATGATGAAGCCTATCGAGGAAGGCATGGAAGATGACGTCTTTGAGGAATGCAATCCACCGGACTCGCGACACAGCCCCTCAAGACACGTAGAGGAGGTGTAG
- the popdc3 gene encoding popeye domain-containing protein 3 translates to MELPDFDAMNSTLETAVGDYPVCQAWREGAEDSVFQLANIFLVLGFMGGSGLYGLLYMLTLLTLGFFCATVWSWEDACTTDGFLWNFALFGVCVGQLVHVSYRLRIVTFDKEFQELYNCMFKKLGVSLSHFGKVVACCDGDLQTLEKDHCFAMEGKTAIEKLSVLLSGRMVVTVNGEFLHYIHPFQFLDSPEWDSLRPSEEGVFQVTLRAESRCRYVAWRRKKLYLLFAKHRYIAKVFALVVRNDIAEKLFSLNDKAFDSSGHRYDLRLPSYCHVPKPDLDKSDALLHVPVQPAAK, encoded by the exons ATGGAGCTGCCCGATTTCGACGCCATGAACTCAACTCTCGAAACCGCGGTGGGGGACTACCCGGTGTGCCAGGCGTGGAGGGAAGGCGCGGAGGACTCGGTCTTCCAGCTGGCCAACATCTTCCTAGTACTGGGCTTCATGGGCGGCAGCGGCCTCTACGGGCTGCTGTACATGCTCACCCTGCTGACGCTCGGCTTCTTCTGCGCCACCGTCTGGTCCTGGGAAGACGCATGCACAACGGACGGCTTCCTATGGAACTTCGCGCTGTTTGGCGTGTGCGTCGGCCAGCTCGTGCACGTTTCGTACCGGTTGAGGATCGTGACGTTCGATAAGGAATTCCAGGAACTTTACAACTGCATGTTTAAGAAGTTGGGGGTGTCGCTCAGCCACTTCGGGAAGGTGGTCGCCTGTTGCGACGGCGACCTCCAGACCCTGGAGAAGGACCACTGCTTCGCGATGGAGGGGAAGACCGCGATAGAGAAGCTGTCGGTTCTTCTCTctggcag GATGGTTGTGACAGTGAACGGAGAGTTCCTTCACTACATCCATCCCTTCCAGTTCCTAGACTCCCCTGAATGGGACTCTCTCCGACCTTCAGAGGAAGGGGTGTTCCAG GTGACCCTGCGCGCGGAGAGCCGGTGCCGCTACGTggcctggaggaggaagaagctGTACCTGCTCTTCGCCAAGCACCGCTACATCGCCAAGGTGTTCGCGCTGGTGGTGCGCAACGACATCGCGGAGAAACTGTTCTCCCTCAACGACAAGGCGTTCGACAGCAGCGGCCACCGCTACGATCTCCGCTTACCCAGCTACTGTCACGTGCCGAAGCCCGATTTAGACAAGTCAGATGCCTTGCTTCATGTGCCAGTGCAGCCGGCTgccaagtag